The genome window GAGTATAGTATTGAATCGCTTTTGTCCACTGTGCTTTTAATGCCAAAATTTCGGCGCGCGCAGCTAATTCTTCTTGTTCATTCCCTAGGCGGTTGTTCGCTTTGGATAGTAAATCCCAGCCGTTAACATCATCTGGATGAGCATGAGTGTAACGCTGTAGGACATGAATCGCCGCTTTAAATTTCCCCTCGTCATACAACACATTGGCGTAGTTAATCAAAATGACCGCGCTATCAGGGTTATTTTTGCGTGCATGATTAAGCATAGCTTGTGCTTTAGAAGCTTGCTTCAACGCTAAATATAAATCACTCATGGCATCGAGATAAAACGGGTTATCAGGCGATTTTTTCCATAGAGGAAATAATGTGGCTTTAGCTTGAGACAGTTTATCGCTGTCCAAGTACACCAAGGCTTGGCCATAATCAAAGGCCTCCTTCATCGCGGCGGGTGCCTGCGCCTTATGGCGTGATAGCCAGTCTAGCGCGGAGGCCGGCTTTAAGTCGCTATAGCGCGCTACGACCCGAGAGCGAGCTAAGTAGAAAGATAATGATGGCTTAGGATGATGCGCTTTATATTGCTGCGCACGCTGCCGTGTATCGGTAATTCTCGATTGTGGCAGTGGGTGCGTGAGTAACATTTGTGGTGGTTTGGATGAGTAGCGATATTCTGCCGCCAATCGACTGAAAAAGCGCGGCATCGCCATGACATTAAACCCCGCATTTTCCAGTGTTCTCATGCCAAATCGATCCGCTTCTTGTTCGTTGCTGCGCGAGTAGTTGAGCTGGCCTTGAATATGACCCGCCATGGTTGCGTTAAGTGCCGCGATTCCTGCTTGAGGAGAGGCTATCGCCAGAAGTAGGGAGCCTGCCATCGCAGCAATGGTGGCTGGCGTATTACGAGCTTCTTCTTCCATGCGCCGCGCTAAATGTCGCTGAGTAATATGGGAGATCTCATGCGCCATGACAGACGCCAATTCGCTTTCTGTTTGCGTATGTAAAAAAAGCCCAGAGTGCAGGGCTACGTGTCCTCCAAAAAAGGCGAACGCATTGAGCACCGGATTATGAATCAAAATAAATTGAAAGGGCGTTTTGACATTATCGGCGTGGGAGACTAAACGATGCCCTAAATCATCAATATATTGATTTAATACTGGGTCGTTAATGATCGGCTGAGTCGCTCTGAGGATGCGCATATAAGCATCCCCGTATTGGAGTTCTTTGTTGATGGATAACGTAGAGCCCGCCACTGTGCCAATGTCTGGTAAATCGGCACTATTGGGCTCGGCTACACTGGGCACTGCAATACTCAATGATAAGGCAGAGACCAAACATAAGCCCAGCAATGAACGCTTTTTTTTCTGAAACATCATGCGAAATTGAGCTCCTAAGGCAACTGACTTTATGACCATGAGCTCGACAAAAGGTTTCTCTTATGAGCTCATGAACGAACTTGAGTTAAATAAGGGAGAGATTGAGTGTTTCCCTTGTGATAAAAGCGATACAATACTGCCATCTCGTCACATGAAGTCATGCGCATAGCGCTCATTCAGTTGGTGTGACTATAACTATCATAATCATTCAACGAATAAATGAAACCATGAGAGGTTGATTTTATAACACTTTTTATTGGATAGCGGGCGCATATTGATGCCTTTCTTTCGCCGAGCATCACAATTCTTTGTTGTCTCGAAACAATAGAAAGCGACGTTTATTAAAGCATATAGCAGCGAGTACAGGAGTATCATGGCATGCTAGAATTGGTCCAAAATTGGTACAGAAGGCGCTTTTCTGATCCAAACGCGGTCAGTCTATTGGCGGTATTAATTGTTGGTTTCGTCACGATTTACTTTTTTGGTCATTTAATTGCGCCATTATTGGTTGCGGTTGTTTTAGCTTATTTGTTGGAATGGCCAGTGATGCATCTACAACGTTGGCGCCTGCCGCGCACTCCCGCAGTGATTTTAGTCTTACTCGCTTTTATTGGCTTGATGTTATTTGCTTTGTTTGGTTTAGTTCCGACGATTTGGAAGCAGGTTGCTAATTTGGTGAACGATATTCCGAGCATGTACACAGATTTGCAGCGTTCTGTCATGTCCATCCCCAAACGTTATCCGGAGTTGGCCAACTTGGATATTGTCGAGCCTTTAATGGATAACGCCAAAAATAAAGCGCTGATGTTTGGTGAATCCGCACTAAAAGGTTCACTGTCATCGCTTATCAGTATCGCTACGTTGGCGGTGTATTTGATTTTGGTACCGTTATTGGTGTTCTTTATTCTCAAAGATAAAC of Vibrio zhugei contains these proteins:
- a CDS encoding tetratricopeptide repeat protein, with protein sequence MFQKKKRSLLGLCLVSALSLSIAVPSVAEPNSADLPDIGTVAGSTLSINKELQYGDAYMRILRATQPIINDPVLNQYIDDLGHRLVSHADNVKTPFQFILIHNPVLNAFAFFGGHVALHSGLFLHTQTESELASVMAHEISHITQRHLARRMEEEARNTPATIAAMAGSLLLAIASPQAGIAALNATMAGHIQGQLNYSRSNEQEADRFGMRTLENAGFNVMAMPRFFSRLAAEYRYSSKPPQMLLTHPLPQSRITDTRQRAQQYKAHHPKPSLSFYLARSRVVARYSDLKPASALDWLSRHKAQAPAAMKEAFDYGQALVYLDSDKLSQAKATLFPLWKKSPDNPFYLDAMSDLYLALKQASKAQAMLNHARKNNPDSAVILINYANVLYDEGKFKAAIHVLQRYTHAHPDDVNGWDLLSKANNRLGNEQEELAARAEILALKAQWTKAIQYYTQASQLAKLGSLEQARYDARIDQLLVQRDRFTALQKN
- a CDS encoding AI-2E family transporter, whose amino-acid sequence is MLELVQNWYRRRFSDPNAVSLLAVLIVGFVTIYFFGHLIAPLLVAVVLAYLLEWPVMHLQRWRLPRTPAVILVLLAFIGLMLFALFGLVPTIWKQVANLVNDIPSMYTDLQRSVMSIPKRYPELANLDIVEPLMDNAKNKALMFGESALKGSLSSLISIATLAVYLILVPLLVFFILKDKQQMLRGFGRIMPRNRVLAAQVWSEMNEQISNYIRGKALEIVIVGVATYITFAVLDLRYAVLLAVAVGASVLIPYIGAAVVTVPVAIVGLFQWGLTPEFYTMMIVYGIVQIIDGNVIVPILFSEAVNLHPVAIIAAVLIFGGLWGFWGVFFAIPLATLVKAVWHALPAFEDSGYHSPTEE